The following is a genomic window from Catellatospora citrea.
CGCCTCCCCCACCGCGAACGGCGACGCGCCGCTGATGACCGGAGCGACCACCGCGCTGTTCCACGGCGCGACACCGTACGCGCCGAGGTCCGTGGCGGCGGGCCAGGACCCGTCGGCGAAGCCCGGCTGCTCCCAGCCGGTCGGCGCGCTCTGGAACGCCTTCCAGCCGCCGTCGGTGATCAGGTCGGTGACGCCGCCGGAGGTCGCGACGTACACCCTGCCCAGCAGGCCCGCGGGGCCCGAGGTGGTGTTCTGCACGGCCACGGCGAGGGTGTTGGTGCCGGTGACCAGTGCCGGTGCCAGGTCGATGTAGACGGCGTTCTTCCAGGCGTCGACGACCCGGGCCGACCCTGCGAGGGGTTTGCCGTTGAGCCATACGTCGACGGTGTCGTCGCCGGTGACGACGAGCTGCGCGTCGCTGACCGCGCCGGTGGGCGCGGTGAACGTCTTGCGGAAGTAGCGGTGGCCGACCGGCGCGGTGGTGCGCGGATCGCCTTCGGGATACCAGATCCAGTGCGCGCCGCTGACGCTGACCGGGGTGGCGGCGGCTGCGGGTACGGCGGACAGGACGGCGGTGGCGGTGAGCAGGACGGCGAGGACGGCTGCCACTCGTCCGCGGGGGCTGCGGGCAGGATCGGGACGGTGCATGGCGACTCCTACGACAGGGGGATCGCGTGATTAAAACGTTTCATTGCACGGCCGGTGTCCAGACCCTAGGGTTAACACTTAACATTGTCAATGTTTCGCTGTAACGCCCATGACATCTGGGTCGCGGTCGGCCGGCCCGAGCCTGCTGCGGCCGGTTCGGCCGTCACTCGGCGAACGGGGCCGCCGCGAGCAGCCGGGCGCCGCCGGACCGGTCGAGCCGGGCCAGCGCGCTGTCCGGCTTGCGAGCCGACTGGTCGGCGACGATCGCGGTGATCGCGGCGGTGAAGCCGAGCCGCGGGTGTTCCTCGATGATCTGCCGGGTGAGCGCCGGCGCGATCAGATCGAGGCGCAGGCCGAACACGTCGACGGCCGCGCCGATGCTCAGGAGTGCGACCTCCGGGCGCGGATCCTGCGCCGTCTGCGCGTACACGTGCAGGCGGATCGCCTCGGCCACCAGGTCGGCCCGTGCCGGGTCGGCGCCCTGTGCGAGCAGCAGTTCGTGGGCGGCGTCGGCGCCGATCTCCTCGAACGGCGCCGGTCCGTCGTACCGCTGCGTGAAACCCAGGTCGTGCAGTGCTGCACCGATGTACAGCAGCTCCGGGTCCGGGGCGAGGCTGTCGCGGTCGGCCAGGGCCAGCCCGAAGTGGTACGTACGCAGGCAATGGTTGACCAGGGTCGCCGTCGACGACGCGACGAGCAGGTCGGTCGCCGCGACGGCGAGGCGGGTGTCCGGGATGCGGGAGCAGCGCGAAGTGATCGTCATGCCCTCACTGTCGATGTTCTCGCCGCCGGGAACGAGTGGCGGGATCGCCACCTGCCATGGGTAGTCTCGCCAGATGGGTCCCTGGTCGGTCGACGTGCTCGGCTTCGATGACTGCCTGGCTGCCGAGGTCTACGGCATCGTCGACCTGCTCACCATCGCGAACGCGGTGGCCGCCGCGCTACGACCGGGCTCGCCGCCGCTGTTCCGGCCGCGCATCGTGTCGGTCACCGGCTCGGTGCGGCCCTCGGGCGCGGGCCGGATGGGCACCGACCTGATCGGTCCGATACCGCGACGTGGGGAGATCGTGGTGCCCGGCTTCCTGTGCGTCGATCCGGCGCTCGCCGTGAAACGCGTCGCCGCGTTGACGCGCGAGGTCGAATACCTGAGTGGACTCGCCGACGCACGGGTGTCGGCGGTGTGCGGAGGCACCTTCCTGCTGGCCGAGGCGGGCCTGCTCAACGGCCACGCCGCCACCACGTCGTGGCTGTTCGCGCCGGAACTCGCCCGGCGCTACCCGCACATCGACGTGCAGGCCACCGCGCTCGTCGTACGCGACGGCCGGTTCGCCACGGCGGGTGCGTTCAGCGCCGCGCACGATCTCGCGCTCGACCTGGTGCGCCGGCACGGCGGCGACCGTGTCGCCCGAGCGACGTCGCAGGTCACGCTGGTCCCCGACGCCCGGCACAGCCAGGCCCCGTATGTCGAGGACACCCTGCGGCCCGTTGCCGCGACGACGTTCGCCGACGACGTGCAGCGGTGGCTGCGCGCGCACCTCGCCGACCGGTACGACCTCGCGGTCCTCGCGGCCGCCTTCCACGTGAGCACCCGCACGCTGCTGCGCCGGTTCGCCGCCGCGACGGGCGGATCGCCGCTGGCCTACCTCCAGGCGGCCCGGGTGAGCGCAGCGAAACGGCTGCTGGAGACGTCCGAACGCAACATCCACGAGATCACCGTCCAGGTCGGATATGCCGACGACGCGACCTTCCGGAAGCTGTTCGTGTCCACCACCGGGCTCACCCCGTCGGAGTACCGTCGGCAGTTCCGCCGGAACGCGGCCCCGCCGCGACGATGACGGCACGGCGTCGCGGGCCTCGCCGGCCGGCTACTCCGCCGGTAGCAGTGCCAGCACGGCGACGACCGCGCGGTGGTCGGTGCCCGGCACGGTCCGCTCGCCGACCGAGACGCCCGCCAGGCCGGAGCCGTGCAGGACGTGGTCGATCTGGACCAGTGGCGGCAGCAGCGCCATGCCCACCGGCCAGGTGCGGGCCCAGCCGCGGCCGAGTTCGGCGTGGGTGTCGGTGAGGCCCGCGGCCAGCAGGTCGCGCATCGGCGTGTGGTCGAGGGTGGCGTTGAAGTCGCCCAGGAAGACCGTGTCCGGGCCGCTGTCCCGGGCGACCCCGGCGAGCGCGCGCATGTCCCGGGTCCAGCGATCCGGATCACCGACCGGGTAGTACGTGTGGACGGCCACCAGCCGTACGGTGCGTCCGGCGACCGTCACGTCAGCCGTGGTCTGCGGCCAGGCGGTGTCCGCGGACAGCGGGCCGCCGCGGCTCAGCGGGAACCGGGAGTAGATCGAGGAGTCGTACTCGGGGCGGAGTTCGTGGTAGGGCAGCAGGGTGTCCAGGCCGGCCGCGGTGAGCGCGGCGATGCCGGCGGTCGGCAGCTGCTGCACGGAAAGCACGTCGAGGCGTTCGGTCTGCACCAGCGCCACCAGGGCGGCCGGATCCGCCGCGCCGACGTTGGCGTTGACGGTGGCCACCCGCAGCTCGGGCGCCTGTGCCGGAACCTGCCGCTGGTCCGGCAGGAACCGGGGGGCCAGCAGCGCGACCTGAGCAGCCATGAGCAGCGCGACGGCGAGCACGGCCCACCGCGAGCGCAGCCCGGCGACGGCGAGCATGACGCCCAGCCCGAGCACGCTCAACGCGAGGGAGTACGGGAAGAGCACGATCGGCACGGCGAGCACGGTTCCCGCGTCCAGCCCGGTGAGCCGCACGATCACCAGGGTGAGGGGGACGGCCAGCATGACGCCCAGGACCAGGCGGGCGACCAGTCGGGCCGCGCGGCCACGCCGACTGCCGCGATCGCCCAGGTCATGCCGGTCCGGAGTCTGCGGGGCGCTGACGGCGGTGTCGGTCAACGGTCCCCCACTCTGAGCTGCATGCGCGGTGATCATACGCACCGCGGATGAACGGCGTCAGGCACGAGCGACCGGCGTCGCCGGTGGTGCGGAGGGCCCGGCGACTGCCAGGTCCGGACTCACTCCGGTCGGGCGGCCTCCCCCGCCGTCCACGGCCGGAGCTTGTCCGGGTTGCGGACTGCCCAGATACGTCTGATCCGGCCACCCGCGATGTCGAACGCGGCCACCGTCACGATGACGCCGTCCTGCTGTGCCACCAGACCCGGCGTGCCGTTGACGGTGCGCTCCAGGAGCTCCATCGCGGGCGCCCAGTCGGCGATCCGGACGGCGTAGCGGGCGACCTGCGCGCTTCCCTCGATCACGCCGAGCGCGGTGCTGACCAGGCCGCCGCCGTCGGCGGTCATCGTGACGGCGGGGTCGAGCAGCCTGATCAGGGCATCGATGTCCTTGGCTTCCCACGCCTGCTTGAAGTCCCTGACCAGGCGCGCCTGGTGGGCTGCCGGCTCCGCCTGCGCCCGCGCGGCGCGGATACGACGGCGGGCGGAGGACGCCAACTGGCGACAGGCCGCCGGCGTACGGCCGACGATCTCGGCCACTTCGGCGAAGGAGTGGCAGAAGACGTCATGCAGGACGAACGCGACCCGCTCGGCCGGGGTCATCTGTTCGAGCACGACGAGGAAGGCCATGCTGACCGACTCGTCGAGGGTGACCCGGTCGGCCGGGTCGGCCGTGCCTCCGCCGGACCTGCTGATCCACTCGGCGCGACCGGGTAGCGGCTCCGGGACCCACTCGCCCACGTAACGCTCCCGGCGGGCCCGTGCCGAGCCGAGCAGGTCCAGGCAGACCCGACCGGCGACCGTCGTCAGCCACGCGCCGGGCGACTCGACAGCCTCCTGCTGCGGCCGGGACATGGCGTACCAGCGGGCATACGTCTCCTGTACGACGTCCTCGGCCTCGCTCAACGAGCCGAGCAGCCGGTACGCGAGATTGAGCAGATGACGCCGCTCGCCGACGATCGCGCTCAGGTCCGGATCGGCTCCGGCGTCACCCGGCTCGGATCTGATGTCCATGCTCTGGCCGACTCCTTCGGACGCGTTTCTGTTCTCACCGGTTCGACGAAACAGCGCACCGGAGTGTGAGGTACGTCGCGGTGCCTCACATTCCCGGCGGCCGCGTCGTCGGGCTACCGGGACACCATCCTGCACGCGGGACCGCCCGGCCGACCAGCCGGATCCGGCGGTGGCCCGTTCAGCTGACGATTCGACCGGCCTCAAGGAGTATTCGATGCGTAAGACCTTCACCGCGCTGGCGGCCCTGCTCATGCTGGTCGTGCTGGCGGAGTTCTACTTCGCCGCGAGCGGCGCGTTCGGCGCCGCGACGAACGATGCGGCCTACCGGCCGCATCACCTGCTGGGGTACGTGATCTTCCTGCTGCCGTTGCTGATGGCGGCCGTCGCCGCGCTGGGCCGGATGCCGGGTCGGCTCATCGCGACGACCGCCCTGGTCGCCGGCCTGACCGCCGTCCAGGTGGTGATCGCGAAGGTCGCCATGGCGTTCGGCGACGCGGGTGACGGCACCGTGGGCGGGCTCGTCTTCGGGCTGCACGCGATCGGCGGTCTGGCCCTGGTGGCCGTGGTCGCGTCGGTCGTCCGGCAGGCACGGACGCTGTCGAAGTCCACGGCGGACGCTCGCGGGGGCGGCGACGTCGCGCCGACCGCCGTAGCGGCGACCGTGGCCACCGGTCCGACGGTCGCCTGACGGGACCGACCCACCGTCGAAGTTGCGGTAGTCTTTCGCCGTCCTGGGGGGTGACACCGGTGGCGTTCGCCGTACCCGGGACGGCTGTGGGTGAGTCTGGCCGCACCAGTTCGGGGAGCGCGATTTGTCACCAAACGCACGCGGCGACGGGCCGGTTCTGGCGAGCCTCGACTTTCTGGGCGATGACCAAGAGCTGCGCGCACGTGCCCGCGCCGAGCTGCGGGCCGACGGCGAGTCCGGCTCCGCCGAGCGACGCCCGGGCGCGGCCGCGTCGCGGGCGATCCGGGTCATCACCAGCGCGCGAGGTCTGGTGGAAGACGTCGAGGTGAGCCGGGACTGGCGGAAGCGCCTCGACCCGGACCGGTTCGCGGACGCGCTGTTCCAGGCGTACGCGGCTGCTCTCGCGCAGACGGTGAACGCGGCTGCGCTGCGCGAGTTCGCCGCGTCCGAGCAGGGCGGCGCGCTGCGGCACGCGGACACCCGCCGGACGAGCGCGGCTAGCCCCGAACCGCCGGGCGACTCCCGGGTGTGGCTCGCCTCGGTCTGGGACACCCTGCGCGAACTCGACGACACGCTGCACCGCCTCGACCGCGGTCGGCCGGACGGCGAGGGAGTGCGCCACGTCGCGAGCCCGCACGGGCACCTGACCGCGACGTGCCGCGGCCGTCAGGTGATCGCGGTCGGCGGCGACACCCGGCGCATCCGCGAGGCCGACCCGCAGCAGTTGCGCACCGAGGCCCTGGCCGTGTTCCGTGCCGCCCGGCTCGGCGACCCGGCATGACCAGCAACACGGCCGGGAAGGGAGACGGGTCATGGGTGCGGAGGTAACCGTCGTCACCGACGCGCTGGTGGACGAGGCGGCGAAGTGGAGGGACCTGGCCGATCAGGTGGCTCCCGTCAGGGACGCCGCCGACGGCCTGGACCTCGGGGTGACCGCCTTCTTCATCGGCGACCAGAACGCGCTCGTGCACTCGCGGGCCTACGACGACTTCCAGGACTTCATGGTCACCGTCCTGAGCGGCGCGGCGGTCGAGTTCGACCAGCTCGCCGGGGCGCTCGTCAAGATCGCCAAGGAGTACGACAAGGCGGACGCGATCGTGTCGCTCGACCTCAACCAGATCTACAGCGCCTGACGCTGATCCGGCCCGGGAAGGACATCGGCATGGCGCCACCCCGCTCCGACATCGAGTACGCGGAGCCGTTCCGCAAGGCTTTCGAGGAGATCCGCACCGGGCTCGACCGGGCGGTCGAGGAGTTCAACAAGATCGTCGAGCAGGTCAAGGACTGGGCGTGGCTGCTCGGCGGGGCGGCCCTCTGGTGGATCAAGAGCAACCTCGACGCCGTCCGGGACGGACTTCAGAAGATCATGGACCGGGCACGGTACGCGTTCGACCACGAGCTCCCGGTGCTCTCCCTGATCACCACCAGCTTCACGTGGGTCGACCAGGTCAAGGGCCCCGTGTCGGAACTGTCGTTCACGACCACCGAACCCCGCGACCAGAACCTCGCCAAGTGGACGGGCGACACCGCCTTGTCCTACCGGGACAAGGCCGCCAAGCAGAAGGCCGCCGTCGACGAGACGGTCGCCAAGGCCGAGTTCATCAGCCAGTGGCTGTTCAAGATCGCCCAGGCGAACATCGACTACGCGGTGGAACTCGCGAAGGTCGTCACCGGGCTGGCGGGCAAGCTCATCCAGGCCGGGGTCGCCGCGACGACCGTCATCGACATCCCCTGGGC
Proteins encoded in this region:
- a CDS encoding HD domain-containing protein encodes the protein MTITSRCSRIPDTRLAVAATDLLVASSTATLVNHCLRTYHFGLALADRDSLAPDPELLYIGAALHDLGFTQRYDGPAPFEEIGADAAHELLLAQGADPARADLVAEAIRLHVYAQTAQDPRPEVALLSIGAAVDVFGLRLDLIAPALTRQIIEEHPRLGFTAAITAIVADQSARKPDSALARLDRSGGARLLAAAPFAE
- a CDS encoding GlxA family transcriptional regulator, which encodes MGPWSVDVLGFDDCLAAEVYGIVDLLTIANAVAAALRPGSPPLFRPRIVSVTGSVRPSGAGRMGTDLIGPIPRRGEIVVPGFLCVDPALAVKRVAALTREVEYLSGLADARVSAVCGGTFLLAEAGLLNGHAATTSWLFAPELARRYPHIDVQATALVVRDGRFATAGAFSAAHDLALDLVRRHGGDRVARATSQVTLVPDARHSQAPYVEDTLRPVAATTFADDVQRWLRAHLADRYDLAVLAAAFHVSTRTLLRRFAAATGGSPLAYLQAARVSAAKRLLETSERNIHEITVQVGYADDATFRKLFVSTTGLTPSEYRRQFRRNAAPPRR
- a CDS encoding endonuclease/exonuclease/phosphatase family protein, coding for MTDTAVSAPQTPDRHDLGDRGSRRGRAARLVARLVLGVMLAVPLTLVIVRLTGLDAGTVLAVPIVLFPYSLALSVLGLGVMLAVAGLRSRWAVLAVALLMAAQVALLAPRFLPDQRQVPAQAPELRVATVNANVGAADPAALVALVQTERLDVLSVQQLPTAGIAALTAAGLDTLLPYHELRPEYDSSIYSRFPLSRGGPLSADTAWPQTTADVTVAGRTVRLVAVHTYYPVGDPDRWTRDMRALAGVARDSGPDTVFLGDFNATLDHTPMRDLLAAGLTDTHAELGRGWARTWPVGMALLPPLVQIDHVLHGSGLAGVSVGERTVPGTDHRAVVAVLALLPAE
- the sigJ gene encoding RNA polymerase sigma factor SigJ, which translates into the protein MDIRSEPGDAGADPDLSAIVGERRHLLNLAYRLLGSLSEAEDVVQETYARWYAMSRPQQEAVESPGAWLTTVAGRVCLDLLGSARARRERYVGEWVPEPLPGRAEWISRSGGGTADPADRVTLDESVSMAFLVVLEQMTPAERVAFVLHDVFCHSFAEVAEIVGRTPAACRQLASSARRRIRAARAQAEPAAHQARLVRDFKQAWEAKDIDALIRLLDPAVTMTADGGGLVSTALGVIEGSAQVARYAVRIADWAPAMELLERTVNGTPGLVAQQDGVIVTVAAFDIAGGRIRRIWAVRNPDKLRPWTAGEAARPE
- a CDS encoding DUF6220 domain-containing protein; its protein translation is MRKTFTALAALLMLVVLAEFYFAASGAFGAATNDAAYRPHHLLGYVIFLLPLLMAAVAALGRMPGRLIATTALVAGLTAVQVVIAKVAMAFGDAGDGTVGGLVFGLHAIGGLALVAVVASVVRQARTLSKSTADARGGGDVAPTAVAATVATGPTVA